In Microcoleus sp. FACHB-68, the following are encoded in one genomic region:
- a CDS encoding Uma2 family endonuclease, which yields MSVTIAKWTVDDYHRMIEVGLLENRHVELLNGEIIEMPPEGLEHAYLGDEVGKYLSNLLGKSARVREARPITLPNNSEPEPDLAIVKPLGQIYRQHHPYPEDIFWLIEFSNTSLVKDLDVKRKTYAAAEIPEYWVVDLKHRQLNVFRQPVNGDYVQAVTLTAGEIVPVAFPDIKVPVQQLLG from the coding sequence ATGAGTGTAACCATCGCTAAATGGACAGTGGATGACTATCACCGCATGATAGAAGTCGGTCTTTTAGAAAACCGGCACGTTGAACTATTAAATGGAGAAATTATTGAAATGCCTCCAGAGGGTTTAGAACACGCTTATCTGGGAGACGAAGTTGGCAAATATCTCAGTAATCTTCTCGGTAAGAGCGCCAGAGTTCGAGAAGCTCGTCCCATCACTTTGCCTAACAACTCAGAACCCGAACCCGATCTCGCAATTGTTAAACCACTTGGTCAAATCTATCGCCAACACCATCCTTATCCCGAAGATATTTTTTGGCTGATTGAGTTTTCTAATACTAGCCTTGTTAAAGATTTAGATGTTAAGCGAAAAACATACGCCGCCGCAGAAATTCCAGAATACTGGGTTGTGGATTTGAAACACCGGCAGCTTAATGTGTTTCGTCAACCTGTTAATGGTGACTATGTTCAAGCGGTAACGCTAACAGCCGGAGAGATTGTGCCGGTAGCTTTTCCGGATATTAAGGTGCCGGTGCAACAGTTACTGGGTTGA
- a CDS encoding SH3 domain-containing protein yields MKMNLWQTSLAVTASLSLSVSTFSIPASAGITQPQGSQSAASGQASLQNQGTNQLIAQANCRRVNTNASDLNVRSSPNGPITGSVAKGTLLTVDSVGNDGWVLISSPQKGYVFGQYLGTCDQPVPPNQTSTTGDNCRQITSAEAVSVRQSPSTNSPILGNLANLQRVTIVNRGASGWVPISAPVTGFIPANILIYCR; encoded by the coding sequence ATGAAAATGAATCTTTGGCAAACGTCCTTGGCGGTAACTGCCTCCCTGTCCCTGTCTGTCAGCACTTTTTCCATTCCCGCATCTGCCGGCATCACGCAGCCACAAGGCAGCCAGTCTGCTGCATCTGGACAAGCATCTCTTCAGAATCAGGGTACAAATCAACTGATCGCCCAAGCCAACTGCCGGCGGGTGAATACAAATGCCAGTGATCTCAATGTTCGTTCCAGCCCAAATGGCCCGATCACCGGCTCAGTTGCGAAAGGAACGCTGCTGACTGTCGATAGTGTTGGCAATGATGGCTGGGTGTTGATTTCATCTCCCCAAAAAGGTTATGTGTTTGGCCAATATCTCGGCACTTGCGATCAACCTGTACCGCCCAACCAAACCTCCACAACTGGTGACAATTGCCGACAAATCACATCGGCTGAGGCGGTGAGTGTGCGGCAGTCTCCTTCGACAAATAGCCCAATTCTCGGTAATTTAGCCAATCTTCAGCGTGTGACGATTGTGAATCGCGGTGCAAGCGGCTGGGTGCCAATTTCCGCGCCGGTGACGGGTTTTATTCCGGCTAACATACTGATTTACTGCCGGTAA